A genome region from Bemisia tabaci chromosome 3, PGI_BMITA_v3 includes the following:
- the LOC109031004 gene encoding LOW QUALITY PROTEIN: alpha-glucosidase (The sequence of the model RefSeq protein was modified relative to this genomic sequence to represent the inferred CDS: inserted 1 base in 1 codon): MTRVVGFLFVLVVVLSSSEGVENLTELEWWETTLLYQIYPLSFRDSNGDGHGDLNGIYEKLDHLKEIRVDAVWIQPFYKSPMFDMGYDISDYKYVDPLFGTIDDFKRLQKAIKDFQIYIKLFRTVWGSLSRMKLIVDFVPNHTSDQSEWFKLSEQRVEPYTDYYIWKNPKRINDTHTTVPNNWKSFFAWTAWTWSEKRKQYYFHQFSPQQPDLNFRNPKVKKEMEITLDNHDNHRTSSRLXPESVDVWNMIVLLLPGLASVYYGTELGMEDLKLRMDQGQDHFNGGLGRSDRRDAYRGPMLWDDTENAGKIQIQRVFTSGKKPWLPVHPNFWRTNVNAQKREPNSHLNTFKRLAALRKTPVVTHGDFHTHVVRTWVHMFTRQGRLYLILIISKYSLFISFRSLEDETIAVLVNMGSEREEICTKHVGCQIPGNMFVHSRSENSELNVGDKVFSNSKSSRCIHMRPYSGLVLSTSGAVSVYSSIFILLFEIFSDFIS; this comes from the exons ATGACACGCGTAGTCGGTTTCCTGTTCGTCCTTGTTGTGGTTTTGAGTTCTTCGGAAGGAGTGGAAAATTTAACCGAGCTTGAGTGGTGGGAAACAACGCTCCTCTATCAAATTTATCCCCTATCATTTAGAGACTCAAATGGAGATGGCCACGGTGATTTAAATG GGATTTATGAGAAACTGGATCACCTCAAAGAAATAAGAGTAGATGCTGTTTGGATTCAACCGTTTTACAAATCACCGATGTTTGATATGGGCTACGATATTTCGGATTATAAATATGTTGATCCCCTTTTCGGAACCATCGACGATTTCAAGAGGTTACAGAAGGCGATCAAAGAT TTTCAAATTTATATAAAATTGTTTCGGACCGTCTGGGGCTCGCTTTCAA GAATGAAGTTAATTGTGGACTTCGTACCAAACCATACAAGTGATCAAAGTGAGTGGTTCAAACTCTCCGAACAACGCGTGGAGCCTTACACGGATTATTACATTTGGAAGAACCCTAAACGCATCAATGATACTCATACAACAGTCCCGAACAACTGG AAAAGTTTCTTTGCTTGGACAGCATGGACATggagtgaaaaaagaaaacagtacTACTTTCATCAGTTCTCTCCGCAGCAACCGGACTTAAATTTCCGCAATCCTAAAGTGAAAAAGGAAATGGAG ATTACT CTTGATAACCACGACAATCATAGGACAAGTTCCCGAC TTCCCGAGAGTGTGGACGTGTGGAACATGATCGTCCTGTTATTGCCGGGACTTGCGAGTGTGTACTACGGGACCGAGCTCGGAATGGAGGACCTGAAACTTCGCATGGATCAGGGCCAGGATCATTTCAACGGGGGTCTTGGTCGTTCTGACCGAAGGGACGCCTATAGAGGACCCATGCTCTGGGACGACACCGAAAACGCAggtaaaattcaaattcaacgT GTTTTCACATCAGGGAAGAAGCCTTGGTTGCCCGTGCATCCAAATTTCTGGCGAACAAATGTCAATGCTCAAAAACGGGAGCCGAACAGTCACCTGAATACATTCAAACGGCTTGCAGCTCTGCGTAAGACTCCCGTTGTCACACACGGTGACTTCCATACGCACGTTGTCAGAACTTGGGTTCACATGTTCACTAGGCAA GGACGATTATATCTGATCTTAATTATCTCAAAGTACTcccttttcatttcatttagatCACTGGAGGATGAAACTATCGCGGTTCTGGTTAACATGGGCTCAGAGAGGGAGGAAATATGTACTAAACATGTTGGATGTCAAATACCGGGGAACATGTTCGTGCACAGTCGCAGTGAAAATTCTGAACTAAATGTTGG ggacaaggttttttcaaactccaAAAGCAGCAGATGCATCCATATGAGGCCATACTCAGGGCTGGTTTTGAGCACGAGCGGAGCAGTTTCAGTATATTCCTCGATATTTATTctcctttttgaaattttctccgatttcatttcgtaa
- the 7B2 gene encoding neuroendocrine protein 7B2, with amino-acid sequence MEQILVILSAWSIWCIDATAPHKLNLYPYNNNLVRELVSRLGKADIPDVYLDLPEVSQRAYGPSNDEDQYEGFDFSEPQENALNPSIRDHEYLQHSSLWGHHYLSGGAGEGEQRLKPDGAAKNLNQVKTDASLPAYCNPPNPCPIGYTSEDGCLEEFENTAQFSRDFQAAQDCMCDVEHMMDCSAREFSHNDIGIDSIVSSLRSYQNPNPFLQGEMLPIAAKKGFNVRV; translated from the exons TTGAACCTGTATCCGTACAACAATAACCTGGTGCGGGAGTTGGTGAGTCGACTGGGGAAGGCAGACATCCCGGACGTGTACTTGGACCTGCCGGAGGTGAGCCAAAGGGCGTACGGCCCGAGCAACGACGAAGATCAGTACGAAGGATTCGACTTCTCTGAACCACAAGAGAATGCTCTCAATCCCAGCATCAGAGACCACGAGTACCTCCAGCATAGCTCCTTGTGGGGACATCATTATCTCTCAG GTGGAGCGGGTGAAGGAGAACAGAGGTTAAAACCTGACGGCGCGGCAAAAAATCTGAACCAAGTGAAAACTGATGCATCGCTACCAGCGTATTGCAATCCCCCAAATCCATGTCCTATTGGTTACACAA GTGAGGACGGGTGCTTAGAGGAGTTCGAGAACACGGCGCAGTTCAGTCGGGACTTCCAAGCGGCACAGGACTGCATGTGTGACGTGGAGCACATGATGGACTGCTCAGCACGAGAGTTCTCCCACAACGACATCGGCATCGACTCCATTGTCAGCAGCTTGCGTTCTTACCAG AATCCGAATCCATTCCTGCAAGGGGAAATGCTACCAATCGCAGCCAAAAAGGGATTCAACGTGAGGGTGTAA